A window of the Lagenorhynchus albirostris chromosome 1, mLagAlb1.1, whole genome shotgun sequence genome harbors these coding sequences:
- the NKX2-1 gene encoding homeobox protein Nkx-2.1 — translation MWSGGGGKARGWEAAAGGRTSPGRLSRRRIMSMSPKHTTPFSVSDILSPLEESYKKVGMEGGGLGAPLAAYRQGQAAPPAAAMQQHAVGHHGAVTAAYHMTAAGVPQLSHSAVGGYCNGNLGNMSELPPYQDTMRNSTSGPGWYGANPDPRFPAISRFMGPASGMNMSGMGGLGSLGDVSKNMAPLPSAPRRKRRVLFSQAQVYELERRFKQQKYLSAPEREHLASMIHLTPTQVKIWFQNHRYKMKRQAKDKAAQQQLQQDSGGGGAGCQQQQAQQQSPRRVAVPVLVKDGKPCQAGAPAPGAASLQGHAQQQAQQQAQAAQAAAAAISVGSGGPGLGAHPGHQPGSAGQSPDLAHHATSPAALQGQVSSLSHLNSSGSDYGTMSCSTLLYGRTW, via the exons ATGTGGTCCGGAGGCGGTGGGAAGGCGCGGGGCTGGGAGGCCGCGGCGGGAGGGAGGACCAGCCCCGGCAGGCTCAG ccGCCGCCGAATCATGTCGATGAGTCCAAAGCACACGACTCCGTTCTCAGTGTCTGACATCTTGAGTCCCCTGGAGGAAAGCTACaagaaagtgggcatggagggcGGCGGCCTCGGGGCTCCGCTGGCGGCTTACAGGCAGGGCCAGGCGGCACCGCCGGCCGCCGCCATGCAGCAGCACGCCGTGGGGCACCACGGTGCCGTCACCGCCGCCTACCACATGACGGCTGCGGGGGTGCCCCAGCTCTCGCACTCCGCCGTGGGGGGCTACTGCAACGGCAACCTGGGCAACATGAGCGAGCTGCCGCCGTACCAGGACACCATGCGGAACAGCACCTCGGGCCCCGGATGGTACGGCGCCAACCCGGACCCGCGCTTCCCCGCCA TCTCCCGCTTCATGGGCCCGGCGAGCGGCATGAACATGAGCGGCATGGGCGGCCTGGGCTCTCTGGGGGACGTGAGCAAGAACATGGCCCCACTCCCAAGCGCACCGCGCCGGAAGCGCCGGGTGCTCTTCTCCCAGGCGCAGGTGTACGAGCTGGAGCGACGCTTCAAACAACAGAAGTACCTGTCCGCGCCCGAGCGCGAGCACCTGGCCAGCATGATCCACCTGACGCCCACGCAGGTCAAGATCTGGTTCCAGAACCACCGCTACAAGATGAAGCGCCAAGCCAAGGACAAGGCGGCACAGCAGCAACTGCAGCAGGATAGCGGCGGCGGGGGCGCCGGGTGCCAGCAGCAGCAAGCGCAGCAGCAGTCACCGCGCCGCGTGGCTGTGCCGGTCCTGGTGAAAGACGGCAAACCCTGCCAGGCGGGCGCCCCTGCGCCGGGCGCCGCCAGCCTGCAAGGCCACGCGCAGCAGCAGGCGCAGCAGCAGGCGCAGGCCGCTCAGGCGGCGGCAGCAGCTATCTCAGTGGGCAGCGGCGGCCCCGGCCTCGGCGCGCACCCGGGCCACCAGCCGGGCAGCGCGGGCCAGTCTCCGGACCTGGCGCACCACGCCACCAGCCCCGCGGCGCTGCAGGGCCAGGTCTCCAGCCTGTCCCACCTGAACTCCTCGGGCTCGGACTACGGCACCATGTCCTGCTCcaccttgctatatggtcggacCTGGTGA